In Dehalococcoidia bacterium, the following proteins share a genomic window:
- a CDS encoding phosphate/phosphite/phosphonate ABC transporter substrate-binding protein, with product MRHRWMLLLIVLALVVGAGMGGFLIGGRSRGGTSPAQETPQRVVIAIQPTMSAAEMLEKARPLEQFLEQQLGGKVDVQIYVPTSYAAVVESLRFGQAQVAFMSAWPSYLATQMAGAEVALAEVREVVIGQEKREAPFYYSYWVVRADSPYENLLSLKGKRACFPSPISTSGYVAPMGRLVELGYLTVEAGREADPKAFFGDVLFGGGYAQCWQALQQGQVDVTIIAGDVSERLYREVLANTRVLEQQGPIPSHAVVVSKDLAEPLRSQVLQAIEGLGAPEYRPLMRSFISSIFVRFQSTTAQEHLATLQRYLRLAGLKFTERLG from the coding sequence GTGCGCCACCGCTGGATGCTGCTCCTGATTGTGCTGGCACTGGTGGTGGGAGCAGGGATGGGCGGGTTCCTCATAGGCGGGCGGAGCCGGGGGGGAACCTCACCCGCCCAGGAGACACCCCAACGGGTGGTGATCGCTATCCAACCCACCATGTCCGCCGCTGAGATGCTGGAAAAGGCCCGTCCTCTGGAGCAGTTCCTGGAACAGCAGTTGGGCGGGAAGGTGGATGTGCAGATTTATGTCCCCACCAGTTATGCGGCGGTGGTGGAGTCCCTGCGCTTTGGGCAGGCGCAGGTGGCCTTCATGTCGGCCTGGCCGTCCTATCTGGCAACCCAGATGGCGGGGGCTGAGGTCGCCCTGGCGGAGGTACGGGAGGTGGTCATCGGCCAAGAGAAGAGGGAGGCTCCCTTTTATTACTCCTACTGGGTGGTGCGTGCCGATAGCCCCTACGAGAACCTCCTGTCTCTCAAGGGGAAGCGGGCCTGCTTCCCCAGCCCTATCTCCACCTCCGGGTATGTCGCCCCCATGGGGCGCCTGGTGGAACTGGGCTATCTCACCGTGGAGGCCGGCCGCGAGGCGGACCCTAAAGCCTTCTTCGGGGATGTGCTGTTTGGGGGGGGCTACGCCCAGTGCTGGCAAGCTCTGCAGCAGGGGCAGGTGGATGTAACCATTATCGCCGGGGATGTGTCGGAGCGGTTGTATCGGGAGGTTTTGGCCAATACACGCGTGTTAGAGCAGCAAGGGCCTATCCCCTCCCACGCCGTAGTCGTCAGCAAAGACCTGGCGGAGCCGTTGCGCAGTCAGGTTCTTCAAGCCATTGAAGGCTTGGGCGCTCCCGAGTATCGCCCGTTAATGCGCTCCTTCATCTCCAGCATCTTCGTGCGCTTTCAGTCCACAACGGCCCAGGAGCACCTGGCCACCCTCCAGCGCTACTTGCGCCTGGCGGGTTTGAAGTTCACCGAGCGCCTGGGCTAG
- a CDS encoding ATP-binding cassette domain-containing protein has protein sequence MDDSLTYPLQAEGVWFAYRPRVWVLKDVSLAVPEGAMAMIMGPSGAGKTTLLKVLAGLVRPQKGVVRILGREVHKGMPRALRPRVGYIPQQLGLVRNLTALENVLMGALGRSPGLRVFLGIFPKQEVERARTVLELLGIGHKAHEKVFRLSGGERQRVAIARTLLQRPKVVLADEFVSDLDLPRAAEILRLMRQVTQREGMTFLMNMHEVQLVQEFGDQVFLVKDGVVRHQCSGSQVTWNLLQEVLG, from the coding sequence ATGGACGACAGCCTTACCTACCCACTCCAGGCTGAGGGGGTCTGGTTCGCCTATCGGCCACGGGTTTGGGTGCTGAAGGATGTGTCCCTGGCCGTTCCCGAGGGTGCCATGGCCATGATTATGGGCCCTTCGGGCGCCGGCAAAACCACCCTGCTGAAGGTTCTGGCAGGCCTTGTGCGCCCCCAAAAGGGCGTGGTGCGCATCTTGGGGAGGGAGGTGCATAAGGGGATGCCTCGGGCCCTGCGCCCCCGTGTGGGATATATTCCCCAGCAACTAGGGCTGGTGCGCAACCTGACGGCCTTGGAGAATGTGCTGATGGGGGCTTTGGGGCGCAGCCCAGGGCTTAGGGTCTTCTTGGGCATCTTCCCCAAGCAGGAGGTGGAGAGGGCACGCACGGTTTTGGAGTTGCTGGGTATTGGGCACAAGGCTCACGAAAAGGTGTTCCGCCTCAGCGGGGGCGAGCGCCAGCGGGTGGCCATCGCCCGCACTCTTCTGCAACGCCCCAAAGTGGTTCTGGCCGACGAGTTCGTCTCTGATCTGGACCTGCCTCGGGCGGCCGAAATTTTGCGCCTGATGCGCCAGGTTACCCAGCGGGAGGGGATGACCTTCTTGATGAATATGCACGAGGTGCAACTGGTGCAGGAGTTCGGGGACCAGGTGTTCTTGGTCAAGGATGGGGTAGTGCGCCACCAGTGCAGCGGCTCCCAAGTAACCTGGAACCTGCTCCAGGAGGTGCTGGGGTGA
- the phnE gene encoding phosphonate ABC transporter, permease protein PhnE, whose product MRRDLLVLGGVAVALGVVLGHLGFFDGQRLGRGLVNAGIFVRDMVPPDGAVLAVAGQALLETVQMAFAGTLLGFLLSLPLGILGTRSLFPLPITSLARLVSAVVRTIPVLLWAILFVIIVGLGPLAGTLGIAFYTVGYLAKLYAELFEGTDPEIMEAVRGVGASRLHLVRFVVLPEGANAILAQLLFMLEYNIRASSILGFVGAGGVGFVLQVYLQTMEYQRLATVLLLVLGVVLAMDAVSGWVRRRFLLTPR is encoded by the coding sequence GTGAGGCGGGATTTGCTGGTGTTGGGGGGTGTGGCGGTGGCGCTGGGGGTGGTGCTGGGGCACCTGGGCTTCTTTGACGGCCAGCGCCTCGGACGGGGTCTGGTAAACGCGGGCATTTTCGTGCGCGATATGGTGCCCCCCGATGGGGCGGTCTTGGCGGTGGCGGGCCAGGCCCTGCTGGAGACGGTGCAGATGGCCTTCGCGGGGACCCTGTTGGGTTTCCTCCTCTCCCTGCCCCTGGGCATCTTGGGGACGCGCTCCCTGTTTCCTTTGCCGATCACATCCCTGGCCCGCCTCGTGAGCGCTGTGGTGCGTACCATCCCGGTTCTGTTGTGGGCTATCCTATTCGTGATCATTGTGGGCTTGGGGCCCTTGGCGGGCACTTTGGGCATCGCCTTTTACACCGTAGGGTATTTGGCCAAACTTTACGCCGAGTTGTTTGAGGGCACCGACCCCGAGATCATGGAGGCGGTGCGGGGTGTGGGGGCGTCGCGTCTGCACCTGGTGCGGTTCGTGGTGCTTCCCGAAGGGGCTAATGCTATCTTGGCGCAACTGCTGTTCATGCTGGAATACAACATTCGCGCGTCCTCTATTTTGGGGTTCGTGGGGGCGGGCGGGGTGGGCTTTGTGCTGCAGGTCTACTTGCAGACCATGGAGTATCAGCGCCTGGCGACGGTGCTCCTGCTGGTTCTCGGGGTGGTGTTGGCTATGGATGCGGTGAGCGGGTGGGTGCGGCGGCGCTTCCTCCTAACACCCCGCTAG
- a CDS encoding tRNA (adenine-N1)-methyltransferase has product METEGNLSEGLVFRPGDQVLLVDRKDRRYLFTLVPGHTFHTHLGALPHDTILGQAPGARITAGGHTFLALRPTLADYIQELPRVTQIIYPKDLGAILVYGDIFPGARVLEAGLGSGALTLALLRAVGPQGCVISYEVRRDYIPRARQNVQALFPEPSNWVIREADVYAGIADRGLDRIILDVPEPWRAVPHAAPALLPGGILLCWLPTVLQVHRLCMALEAHPEFDLVETFEVLLRPWHMSPVSARPVHRMVAHTGFITTARRCAPGKLRVGERHLAEPEGEGYEPQ; this is encoded by the coding sequence TTGGAAACCGAGGGTAACCTTAGCGAAGGGCTCGTATTCCGTCCTGGAGACCAGGTTCTCCTGGTAGACAGGAAGGACCGCCGTTACCTTTTTACCCTTGTCCCCGGCCACACCTTTCATACCCATCTGGGCGCTCTCCCCCACGACACCATTCTGGGCCAGGCACCTGGCGCGCGCATCACTGCGGGCGGGCACACCTTCCTTGCTCTGCGCCCCACTTTAGCCGACTACATTCAGGAGTTGCCCCGGGTTACCCAAATTATCTACCCCAAAGACCTGGGGGCCATTTTGGTCTACGGCGACATCTTCCCTGGGGCGCGGGTGCTGGAAGCGGGGTTGGGTTCGGGGGCCTTGACCTTGGCCTTATTGCGCGCCGTGGGGCCTCAGGGGTGTGTGATCTCTTACGAGGTGCGCCGCGACTATATCCCCCGAGCCCGCCAGAATGTGCAGGCCCTCTTCCCCGAGCCGTCCAACTGGGTGATTCGCGAAGCGGATGTGTATGCCGGTATCGCCGACAGAGGGTTGGATCGGATTATTCTGGATGTGCCCGAGCCTTGGCGGGCAGTGCCCCACGCAGCACCGGCCTTACTCCCTGGCGGTATCCTGCTGTGCTGGCTTCCCACGGTGCTGCAAGTGCATCGTTTGTGCATGGCCCTGGAAGCCCATCCCGAGTTTGACCTCGTGGAGACCTTTGAAGTGCTCCTCCGCCCGTGGCATATGAGCCCTGTGAGCGCCCGCCCGGTCCACCGCATGGTGGCCCACACAGGCTTCATCACCACAGCCCGCCGGTGTGCCCCTGGCAAGTTGCGGGTAGGGGAAAGACACTTGGCCGAGCCGGAGGGGGAGGGATATGAACCGCAATGA
- a CDS encoding HDIG domain-containing protein → MNRNEALAIVNEFVKSESLRKHLLSVEAAMRAYARKYGEDEETWGIAGLLHDFDWEICPTPDQHPTYGAALLRQRGVPEPIVRAVLSHGDHTGIPRETLMEKALFAVDELCGFIIAVALVRPTKSLAEVTPEAVRKKMKDKAFARAVRREDITKGAEELGVNLDEHLAFVTQALRSVAPSLGLNP, encoded by the coding sequence ATGAACCGCAATGAGGCCCTGGCCATTGTCAACGAGTTTGTGAAGAGCGAAAGTTTGCGGAAGCACCTCCTCTCGGTGGAGGCGGCTATGCGCGCCTATGCCCGCAAGTATGGGGAAGACGAGGAGACCTGGGGCATAGCGGGCCTGCTCCACGACTTTGACTGGGAGATTTGTCCCACCCCCGATCAGCACCCCACCTACGGGGCCGCTCTCTTGCGCCAAAGGGGGGTGCCCGAACCGATCGTGCGGGCGGTGCTGTCCCACGGCGACCATACCGGCATCCCTCGGGAGACCCTCATGGAGAAGGCCTTGTTCGCTGTGGATGAACTGTGCGGGTTCATTATCGCCGTTGCCCTGGTGCGTCCCACCAAAAGCCTGGCGGAGGTTACACCCGAGGCCGTCCGCAAGAAGATGAAGGACAAGGCCTTCGCCCGTGCTGTGCGGAGGGAGGACATCACGAAGGGGGCAGAGGAACTGGGAGTGAATCTGGACGAGCATCTCGCCTTTGTAACCCAGGCTTTGCGGTC